A region from the Candidatus Manganitrophaceae bacterium genome encodes:
- a CDS encoding DegQ family serine endoprotease, which produces MNNNDKLGIKRLIFPAFLIFAGVIIGIVLVSEFHSIPPGQAVDEALRIKPPSIDGTQQAFVAISKSVTPAVVNISTSRTRKKGDDSSGFPFNDPFFKRFFGGNPKERREVPKERRSQSLGSGVIVDPSGLIVTNNHVIEKADEIRVLLSDKREFIGKVVGTDPKSDLAVIRIDANNLPTVAWGDSSQLQVGEYILAIGSPFGFTQTVTMGIVSAIGRANVGLTDYEDFIQTDAAINPGNSGGAMVNIQGKLVGINTAIFTRSGGYMGIGFAVPSNMVKSVVDSLVTNGKVVRGWLGVAIQDITSQLARGFGLKEVKGALVSEVISNSPAERAGFKRGDVIITFMGQAVENSAKLRNIVARAEVGSRGKVQVIRNKEEVDLDVIIETQPKDMFARGRGEGKSIPSKSLAGIEVEKLTTDLALQLGLDREERGVVVMRVEPGSSAEEAGLRRGDLIMEVNHGSIHDLQDYEEKLSARPDNQAILLLIRRQERTLFLTLTP; this is translated from the coding sequence TTGAATAACAACGATAAGTTAGGGATCAAGCGCCTGATTTTTCCTGCCTTCCTGATCTTTGCGGGGGTGATTATCGGCATCGTCCTGGTCTCTGAGTTTCATTCCATTCCGCCTGGCCAGGCTGTCGATGAGGCCCTTAGAATAAAACCGCCCTCTATTGACGGCACACAGCAGGCCTTTGTTGCAATATCGAAATCGGTCACGCCGGCTGTCGTCAATATCTCTACGTCACGGACAAGGAAGAAAGGGGACGATTCATCGGGTTTTCCCTTTAATGATCCCTTCTTCAAGCGTTTTTTCGGTGGCAACCCGAAGGAAAGGCGAGAAGTTCCAAAAGAAAGAAGGTCTCAGAGTCTCGGTTCCGGGGTGATCGTTGATCCCAGCGGTTTGATTGTAACGAATAATCACGTGATAGAAAAGGCAGACGAGATCAGGGTTCTTTTGTCCGATAAACGAGAATTCATCGGAAAGGTAGTAGGGACTGATCCAAAAAGTGATTTGGCCGTCATCCGGATCGATGCAAACAATCTTCCAACCGTTGCCTGGGGGGATTCCAGTCAACTTCAGGTCGGAGAATACATCCTGGCCATTGGCAGCCCCTTTGGGTTCACGCAGACGGTGACAATGGGCATCGTCTCGGCAATCGGCAGGGCAAATGTCGGCCTGACAGACTACGAAGATTTTATCCAGACGGATGCTGCGATTAATCCGGGGAATTCCGGAGGCGCGATGGTCAATATCCAGGGTAAACTGGTCGGAATTAATACGGCAATCTTTACCCGGAGTGGGGGATATATGGGGATCGGGTTTGCGGTTCCTAGTAATATGGTCAAGTCTGTCGTAGACAGTCTTGTGACAAATGGGAAGGTTGTCCGAGGGTGGCTGGGCGTAGCGATCCAGGATATCACCTCACAACTGGCCAGAGGCTTTGGCCTGAAGGAGGTAAAAGGTGCCCTGGTGAGTGAGGTCATATCGAATAGCCCTGCAGAGCGAGCAGGGTTCAAAAGAGGCGATGTGATTATCACATTTATGGGGCAGGCCGTCGAGAATTCAGCCAAACTGAGAAATATTGTTGCAAGGGCAGAAGTCGGAAGCCGTGGAAAGGTTCAAGTGATTCGGAACAAGGAGGAAGTTGATCTGGATGTCATCATTGAGACCCAGCCAAAGGATATGTTTGCCAGAGGACGGGGAGAAGGAAAGTCGATTCCGAGTAAAAGTCTGGCTGGAATCGAGGTAGAGAAGCTTACTACAGATCTTGCGCTCCAACTTGGTTTAGACCGTGAGGAACGAGGTGTCGTCGTCATGCGCGTCGAACCGGGGAGTTCTGCGGAAGAAGCCGGCCTGCGTCGGGGCGACCTCATTATGGAGGTAAATCATGGATCAATTCACGATTTACAAGACTATGAAGAAAAACTTTCTGCGAGGCCGGACAATCAGGCAATATTGCTTTTAATCCGTCGGCAAGAGAGAACCTTATTTCTGACGCTGACACCGTGA